GAACAACAAATAAGGACATTACCGAGATTGAGGCGTGTGAAGTGGGTATTCAGACAGAGAAGGATTCTATACTGTTCTTTGGCGAGGCCGCCAGATTGTGCAAGAACCGTCAAGGCAGAAAGATGTTCAAGGCCCTTATTGAGGAAGAGAAACAACATCTGACGGACCTTGCCCAACATCTCGGGCACTTAAGGCAAAAAAAGCCGAGCAGTGGGGGGAAGCGCAAATGACAGAAGCAGGTGAAGTATATTACTGTGAGGTCTGCGGGGCCGAGGTAAAGGTCGTGACTGGTGGTGCGGGCACGCTCGAGTGCTGCGACCAGCCGATGACACCGAAGTCGAATTAATCGGTAGAGACCTCTCAAAGATCTCCTGAGCACAGCTACAAATTTCCCTTCAACGAAGTAGAACTTCGTTGTCTACCGTTCGCCTTCAAACGTTTTTGGTAGACGTAGACAATGAGCTTTACGGTCGTTGATGTCTTCGACGAAGG
The genomic region above belongs to Candidatus Bathyanammoxibius amoris and contains:
- a CDS encoding desulfoferrodoxin FeS4 iron-binding domain-containing protein gives rise to the protein MTEAGEVYYCEVCGAEVKVVTGGAGTLECCDQPMTPKSN